A part of Bacteroidia bacterium genomic DNA contains:
- a CDS encoding tetratricopeptide repeat protein, with translation MENKLETELSLIERALRAEQFRLIIVQYNHHSAIDELRLRLKTVFPTRNLYELDALKDGSAGILQFLQEPPSGFLVIQHIVELLNDISFTRSFNQRRDGLSKYQFGLILLLPIGGDYLHRLARTMPDLWSLRNLVAELDVEPQEISDITFITDNGKRYAGFASLEEARYELDVLQKRINDIDTLPGSRNLLATLHNRIGKIHLQLSEYKLAEKAFQLALEIARETQSSQAEAVALAELGDVHYYQGELERAREYLEKSLSISREIGDKSGEGESLNTISQIYAARGDYKTALWYLEESLKISREIGDKIIEGTILNNIGQVYKDLGDYRLAQKYLLESLSIVRKIGYHLGEARTLNNIGGIYMIKGDEFTSVTLKYLEESLSIQRKIGDKSGEGTTLNNLGQIYRAKGDSDSASKYLEQSLSLRREIGDINGTAVTLSNLGGIILENQKSPEKALPFFLEAQSIFRKIGSPNMKSPENYLHQIRTQIGEARFQEIVNQQNL, from the coding sequence TTGGAAAATAAACTGGAAACGGAACTGAGCCTTATCGAAAGGGCATTGCGTGCGGAGCAATTTCGCCTTATAATCGTGCAGTATAACCATCATAGTGCTATCGATGAGTTGAGGTTACGATTGAAAACAGTTTTTCCGACCCGCAATCTCTACGAACTAGACGCATTAAAAGACGGTTCAGCAGGGATATTGCAGTTTCTTCAGGAGCCTCCATCTGGATTTTTAGTGATTCAACATATAGTGGAATTGTTGAATGATATCAGCTTTACCCGAAGTTTCAACCAGCGCCGGGATGGATTATCAAAATACCAGTTTGGATTGATTCTTCTTTTACCTATAGGCGGAGATTACCTGCATCGGTTGGCACGTACAATGCCCGATCTTTGGTCGCTGCGTAATCTGGTGGCAGAGTTAGATGTTGAACCACAGGAAATATCAGATATAACATTTATAACGGATAATGGGAAGCGGTATGCCGGTTTTGCGAGTCTGGAAGAGGCTCGGTATGAACTGGACGTATTGCAAAAACGTATTAACGACATTGATACCTTGCCCGGAAGCCGAAACCTGCTTGCAACACTTCATAACCGGATTGGCAAAATACATCTACAACTTAGTGAGTACAAATTGGCGGAAAAAGCCTTCCAGTTAGCGTTGGAGATTGCGAGAGAAACACAAAGCTCACAGGCAGAGGCAGTTGCATTAGCCGAATTAGGGGATGTGCATTATTATCAGGGAGAATTAGAAAGGGCTCGGGAATATCTGGAAAAAAGCCTGAGCATTAGCCGCGAGATTGGGGATAAATCGGGGGAGGGAGAATCTCTTAATACAATTAGCCAAATCTATGCTGCGCGTGGGGACTATAAAACTGCACTCTGGTATCTGGAAGAAAGTCTGAAGATAAGTCGGGAAATCGGAGACAAGATAATTGAAGGCACAATTCTAAATAATATTGGTCAAGTATATAAAGACCTTGGTGACTATAGGTTGGCACAAAAGTATTTATTAGAAAGCCTTTCTATCGTTCGTAAAATAGGATACCATTTAGGAGAAGCACGGACTCTGAATAATATTGGAGGTATTTATATGATAAAAGGAGATGAATTTACTTCTGTAACCTTAAAGTATCTTGAAGAAAGCCTGTCAATACAAAGGAAAATAGGTGATAAGTCAGGAGAAGGTACAACTTTAAATAACCTCGGTCAGATATACAGGGCAAAAGGAGACTCGGATTCTGCATCTAAGTATTTGGAGCAAAGTCTATCGCTAAGACGTGAAATAGGCGATATAAATGGAACGGCAGTAACCTTAAGTAATTTGGGCGGAATTATTTTAGAAAACCAAAAAAGCCCCGAAAAAGCACTTCCATTTTTTCTTGAAGCTCAGTCTATCTTCCGAAAAATCGGTTCCCCTAATATGAAATCTCCCGAAAACTACCTCCACCAAATCCGTACCCAAATCGGCGAAGCCCGCTTTCAGGAGATTGTAAATCAGCAGAACCTATAA
- a CDS encoding VIT1/CCC1 transporter family protein, which produces MENLKNIQTEVDAAFLYQVLAENEEDPSVADVFRQMSEIEHGHALAFMAKRNLDIAILPKPSRRAKILKFIGKVFGYDYVLGVLLDTEKSISANIRTTRNKSKSTHSISDTAHVTVLKNLLNSPRKISGANLARFEKRHRSVGGNALRAAVLGGNDGLVSNFSLVMGIAGATSGGSGILLAGLSGLLAGALSMALGEWISVKSSQELYENQMQLEMEELETNPEGEEKELALIYQSKGIPAEQAREMAKEIMADKDHAHEVLIKEELGINSEDLKGSAMEAAVTSFILFAVGAVIPVIPFFFTEGMTAIIISTALSAVGLFLIGSSITLFTGKSIWYSGFRQVLFGLAAAAVTFGIGKLVGVSIVG; this is translated from the coding sequence ATGGAAAACTTAAAGAACATTCAAACCGAAGTTGATGCAGCATTTCTGTATCAGGTGCTTGCTGAAAATGAAGAAGATCCGAGTGTCGCCGATGTGTTTCGACAGATGAGCGAGATCGAACATGGGCATGCGCTGGCTTTTATGGCAAAACGCAATCTGGATATTGCCATTTTACCTAAACCATCACGGAGAGCTAAAATACTGAAATTCATAGGCAAAGTTTTCGGCTATGACTATGTACTGGGGGTGTTGCTCGACACAGAAAAAAGCATATCCGCAAATATCCGTACCACGAGAAATAAAAGTAAGTCAACCCATTCGATTTCGGATACGGCGCATGTTACGGTTTTAAAAAACCTGCTGAATTCCCCCCGGAAAATCTCAGGCGCTAATCTTGCCAGATTTGAAAAAAGACATAGATCTGTAGGGGGAAATGCGCTGCGGGCAGCCGTTTTGGGCGGGAATGACGGGTTGGTTTCCAACTTTAGTCTGGTCATGGGAATTGCCGGTGCTACCAGTGGAGGCAGTGGGATTTTGCTGGCAGGACTTTCCGGATTGCTGGCAGGGGCTTTGTCTATGGCTTTGGGCGAATGGATTTCAGTAAAAAGTTCGCAGGAATTGTACGAAAATCAGATGCAACTGGAGATGGAAGAACTGGAAACCAATCCGGAGGGAGAGGAGAAAGAACTGGCATTAATCTATCAATCGAAGGGAATTCCGGCAGAGCAGGCACGCGAAATGGCAAAAGAAATCATGGCAGATAAAGATCATGCGCACGAGGTGCTGATCAAAGAGGAACTCGGGATAAACAGCGAAGATTTGAAAGGTTCAGCCATGGAGGCCGCGGTTACATCGTTTATACTGTTTGCGGTGGGAGCTGTTATTCCGGTTATACCGTTTTTCTTCACAGAAGGAATGACGGCGATCATTATCAGCACAGCCTTAAGCGCAGTAGGGTTATTTTTAATAGGCAGTTCGATCACCCTTTTTACCGGAAAAAGCATTTGGTATTCGGGTTTCCGGCAGGTGCTTTTTGGTTTAGCTGCAGCAGCAGTTACCTTCGGAATCGGAAAGCTTGTGGGAGTTTCGATTGTGGGGTAA
- a CDS encoding YciI family protein yields MDEFILIFRHEDGGKLASPEQMQMWMKQTMDWIGGIAAQNKYVSGTGLPFEDARVVTATSTDKVVTNGPFGDIKETIGGFIIVKAESAEEAVEFAKGSPVLQGEGNSIEVRKIAKN; encoded by the coding sequence ATGGACGAATTTATTCTGATTTTCAGACACGAAGACGGCGGCAAACTCGCCTCTCCCGAGCAAATGCAGATGTGGATGAAACAAACGATGGACTGGATTGGCGGCATTGCTGCACAAAACAAATATGTATCCGGCACCGGACTGCCCTTTGAAGATGCCCGCGTCGTGACGGCAACCAGCACCGACAAAGTAGTGACCAACGGCCCCTTCGGAGACATCAAAGAAACCATCGGCGGATTTATCATTGTAAAAGCAGAATCAGCAGAGGAAGCCGTTGAATTTGCCAAAGGATCTCCCGTTTTGCAGGGCGAAGGCAATAGCATCGAAGTGAGGAAAATCGCCAAAAATTAG
- a CDS encoding class I SAM-dependent methyltransferase, with the protein MNTDLITYYRKRAKEYEKIYDKPERQADLVEATTFLQDCFAGKSVLEIACGTGYWTERIAATATSVLATDVNATVIDVAKNKTFPRHNVAFEVADLYQFQPAEKYDAVFGGFIWSHILLEDLDEFIRTVNNLVKPGGQVVFMDNRYVSGSSTPITSTDVNGNTFQTRKLENGDTWQVLKNFPSVDFLKNTLRSQSIRVAVKTLEYYWIAVGGK; encoded by the coding sequence ATGAACACCGACCTCATCACCTACTACCGCAAAAGGGCAAAGGAATACGAGAAGATTTACGATAAACCGGAGCGCCAGGCTGACCTTGTCGAAGCGACTACGTTTTTGCAGGATTGTTTTGCGGGGAAAAGTGTGCTGGAAATTGCCTGCGGCACGGGATATTGGACGGAGCGGATTGCCGCGACTGCCACTTCGGTGCTTGCCACTGACGTCAATGCGACGGTGATTGATGTGGCGAAAAACAAAACCTTCCCCCGCCACAATGTGGCTTTTGAGGTTGCGGATCTGTACCAGTTCCAGCCTGCTGAAAAATACGATGCGGTATTCGGCGGGTTTATATGGAGCCATATTTTGCTGGAAGATTTGGACGAATTTATCCGCACGGTAAACAACCTCGTTAAGCCCGGAGGCCAGGTGGTTTTTATGGATAATCGTTATGTTTCCGGCAGTAGTACACCGATTACTTCGACCGATGTCAATGGCAATACTTTTCAAACCCGCAAACTGGAAAACGGCGACACATGGCAAGTGCTGAAAAACTTTCCTTCAGTAGATTTTTTGAAAAACACACTCAGAAGTCAGTCAATACGGGTAGCAGTAAAGACCCTTGAATATTACTGGATTGCGGTAGGGGGAAAGTGA
- a CDS encoding SRPBCC family protein produces the protein MPIITLNTTIEAPVKMCFDLSRSIDLHKISTQKTNEEAIEGKITGLIGLNETVKWRARHFGVMQTLTVRITEYHPPHHFRDEMIQGIFKSFVHNHTFGAINPNRTLMTDELHFRAPLGILGKIAETVVLKTYLSRFLAIRNQVIKDFAESEKWKLIPGMKESQEA, from the coding sequence ATGCCCATCATCACTCTTAATACCACCATTGAAGCTCCGGTCAAAATGTGTTTTGACCTGTCGAGGAGTATTGATCTTCATAAAATCAGTACACAAAAGACAAATGAAGAAGCCATTGAAGGGAAAATCACCGGGCTGATCGGACTGAATGAAACCGTCAAATGGCGGGCGAGGCATTTTGGGGTTATGCAGACGCTGACGGTCAGAATTACAGAATACCATCCGCCGCATCATTTCCGCGATGAGATGATACAGGGGATTTTTAAGTCTTTTGTCCACAATCATACATTTGGTGCCATCAACCCCAACCGTACCCTGATGACCGATGAACTACACTTCCGGGCGCCGCTGGGGATACTGGGCAAAATCGCGGAAACAGTCGTGCTCAAAACATACCTTTCGCGATTCCTGGCGATCAGAAATCAGGTGATAAAAGATTTTGCGGAATCAGAGAAATGGAAGTTGATTCCGGGAATGAAAGAATCGCAGGAGGCATAA
- a CDS encoding metal-dependent hydrolase, with amino-acid sequence MDSITQVVLGAAVGEAVLGKKVGNRAPLWGAICGTIPDLDVSANFFMDPLGALIAHRGITHSIVFSVAMAPVMGFLIYRIYKGKWGTQNEWSKMAFWSLITHPLLDCFTTWGTQLFYPFSDYRVALNNIFVVDPMYTVPFMIFLIVAMTLRKESRWRRIWNTTGLLVSSFYMILTLANKMEVEAVFTNALHQQGKSVTRISTYPTPLNNLLWYCVAEEPFGFDIGYYSLLGNPQGISFIHIPHNHQLIKGKEENYVIDRLNWVSKGYYALESRNDTLLWHDLRFGLLNGWDPASDPEYVFTFEVYQKEGEYDGIIQANPDISRLGKKELKEFWDKMWGK; translated from the coding sequence ATGGATTCAATCACACAAGTAGTACTTGGCGCTGCGGTCGGTGAGGCTGTGTTAGGTAAGAAGGTTGGTAACCGGGCACCACTCTGGGGCGCGATATGTGGCACCATTCCCGACCTTGATGTTTCTGCTAATTTTTTCATGGATCCATTGGGTGCCCTTATTGCACACAGAGGAATTACCCATTCTATTGTGTTTAGTGTCGCGATGGCTCCGGTGATGGGATTTCTCATTTACCGGATCTACAAAGGTAAATGGGGTACACAAAATGAGTGGTCGAAAATGGCTTTTTGGTCGCTGATTACCCATCCTTTGCTGGACTGTTTTACTACGTGGGGGACGCAGTTGTTTTATCCTTTCAGTGACTACCGGGTGGCGCTCAATAATATATTTGTGGTTGACCCAATGTACACTGTGCCCTTTATGATCTTTCTGATTGTGGCGATGACATTACGGAAAGAAAGCCGGTGGCGGCGAATATGGAATACTACAGGGCTGCTGGTCAGCAGTTTTTATATGATACTGACACTCGCCAACAAAATGGAAGTGGAGGCAGTATTTACCAACGCGCTTCATCAGCAGGGAAAAAGCGTTACCCGCATTTCCACCTACCCTACCCCGCTCAACAACCTGCTTTGGTATTGTGTGGCGGAAGAACCATTTGGATTTGACATTGGCTATTATTCCCTTTTGGGCAATCCTCAGGGTATTTCATTTATACATATTCCCCATAACCACCAGTTGATAAAGGGAAAAGAAGAAAACTATGTCATCGACCGGCTTAACTGGGTGAGCAAAGGTTATTATGCCCTGGAGTCGCGAAATGATACCCTTTTGTGGCACGATTTGCGGTTTGGATTGCTCAACGGCTGGGATCCCGCCAGCGACCCTGAGTATGTATTCACCTTTGAGGTATATCAGAAGGAGGGGGAATATGACGGTATCATCCAGGCAAATCCCGATATCAGCCGATTGGGCAAGAAGGAGTTGAAAGAATTCTGGGATAAAATGTGGGGGAAGTAA
- a CDS encoding sigma-70 family RNA polymerase sigma factor translates to MNSPDLIPHLFRTEFRKITAVLCRHMGIEHLEAAEDITSETFLSAMEIWPYKGMPENPKAWLYTVAKNKARNHLHRSQIFSEKVVNHFKSSVSEHLPTEIDLSDQNISDSQLQMLFAICHPSLSAEAQIGLSLRILCGFGIEEIANAFLTGKDTINKRLYRAKEKLRQEKVQIAFPAENEINQRLETVMATLYLLYNEGYYSESQDVVLREDLCLEAMRLTYLLIENEKTNLPSVNALLALMCFHSSRFPARKNQNGEIILYQDQDESLWNQELIAKGAFHLQQASQGNTLSKYHLEAGIAWWHTQKADTKEKWEHILQLYNRLLQMEYSPIAALNRTYALSKANGNTEAICEAEKLQLTENHYYYTLLGELYKNIDEKKSRQNFQIALSMARTQADKQTIRKKLGNF, encoded by the coding sequence ATGAACTCACCCGATCTCATACCGCATTTATTCCGAACCGAGTTCCGGAAAATCACCGCAGTGCTTTGCCGGCATATGGGGATTGAACATCTCGAAGCGGCAGAGGACATCACCAGCGAAACATTTTTATCCGCCATGGAAATCTGGCCCTACAAAGGTATGCCCGAAAACCCAAAGGCGTGGCTCTATACCGTAGCAAAAAATAAAGCCCGCAATCATCTCCACCGCAGCCAGATTTTCTCCGAAAAAGTAGTAAATCATTTCAAGTCTTCTGTTTCCGAACATTTGCCAACAGAGATTGACCTCTCAGACCAGAACATTAGCGACAGCCAGTTGCAGATGTTGTTTGCCATTTGCCACCCGTCGTTGTCCGCAGAAGCACAAATCGGCCTTTCACTGCGGATTCTTTGCGGATTTGGGATTGAAGAAATCGCCAATGCATTTTTGACAGGCAAAGACACCATTAACAAACGCCTGTACCGGGCGAAAGAAAAGTTGCGGCAGGAAAAAGTACAGATAGCGTTTCCCGCCGAAAATGAGATCAACCAAAGACTGGAAACAGTAATGGCGACCCTGTATTTGCTGTACAATGAGGGATATTATTCGGAAAGCCAGGATGTGGTGCTGCGGGAAGACCTTTGTCTGGAAGCTATGCGACTGACTTACCTGCTGATCGAAAATGAAAAAACCAATCTGCCCTCAGTCAATGCCTTACTCGCATTGATGTGTTTTCACAGCTCGAGGTTTCCTGCGAGGAAAAACCAAAACGGAGAAATCATCCTGTACCAAGACCAGGATGAAAGCCTGTGGAATCAGGAATTGATAGCCAAAGGCGCATTTCATCTTCAGCAGGCATCGCAGGGAAATACCCTTTCCAAATATCATCTGGAGGCGGGGATTGCCTGGTGGCATACACAAAAAGCTGACACAAAAGAGAAGTGGGAACATATTCTGCAACTATACAACCGCCTGCTACAGATGGAATATTCGCCCATCGCTGCGCTCAACCGGACCTACGCACTTTCCAAAGCCAATGGCAACACAGAAGCCATTTGCGAAGCCGAAAAATTACAACTGACGGAAAACCACTACTACTATACCCTGCTCGGCGAACTCTACAAAAATATAGACGAAAAAAAATCGAGGCAAAATTTCCAGATTGCCTTATCCATGGCCCGCACGCAGGCAGACAAGCAAACCATCAGAAAAAAACTGGGCAATTTTTGA
- a CDS encoding acyl-CoA thioesterase translates to MTSDHKITFQFISEPADVNFGGKVHGGVVMKWIDQTAYTCARNWSESYCVTVYVGGIRFYKPINIGEVIRIESTVIYTGNSSIHIAVDVFSRNFSQTQFQKKTHCVIVFVSVDENGDPIPTKKWQPRTEKEKKLEEYARKLKALREHIENEMRPFLEE, encoded by the coding sequence ATGACCAGCGATCACAAAATCACCTTTCAGTTTATCAGCGAACCAGCAGATGTAAATTTTGGCGGAAAAGTACACGGCGGTGTAGTGATGAAATGGATCGACCAGACCGCCTACACCTGTGCGAGAAACTGGTCGGAAAGTTATTGCGTAACCGTGTATGTAGGGGGAATCAGGTTTTATAAACCCATCAACATTGGCGAAGTGATCAGGATAGAGTCCACGGTCATCTATACCGGCAATTCCAGTATCCATATAGCGGTGGATGTTTTTTCCAGGAATTTTTCTCAGACTCAGTTTCAAAAGAAAACCCACTGTGTCATTGTCTTTGTTTCCGTCGATGAAAACGGCGATCCTATCCCCACGAAAAAATGGCAGCCCCGCACCGAAAAAGAAAAAAAGCTGGAAGAATACGCCCGCAAGCTCAAAGCCCTGCGCGAGCATATTGAGAATGAGATGAGACCATTTTTGGAGGAGTAG